In a genomic window of Vibrio gigantis:
- a CDS encoding nitrilase family protein: MKKDIKVASVQFNHHAGDKAYNLSVIEHYVQQAADSGVEIISFPEMCITGYWHVSSLARDEIKALAEPVPSGEATQQLVSLAVQFGMSVGAGLIEQGVDGELYNTYVFAMPNGEVQKHRKLHTFVSPYMSSGDQYTVFDTPHGCKVGILICWDNNLVENVRITALKGADVLIAPHQTGGCQSRSPNAMKRIDPELWFNRDENPQAIRAEMQGKNGREWLMRWLPARAHDNGLFVVFSNGVGVDMDEVRTGNAMILSPYGEIITETDSVDNDMVIAELKAEELNMCTGRRWIRGRKPELYHSLTQPLGHELDPHQARFAEK, from the coding sequence ATGAAGAAAGACATCAAAGTTGCGTCGGTGCAGTTTAACCATCATGCAGGCGACAAGGCCTACAACTTATCGGTGATTGAGCATTACGTTCAACAAGCTGCGGACAGTGGTGTGGAGATCATCAGCTTCCCAGAGATGTGTATTACTGGCTACTGGCATGTGTCTTCTTTAGCGCGAGATGAAATTAAAGCACTGGCGGAGCCAGTACCGAGCGGCGAAGCCACTCAACAGCTCGTTTCGTTGGCAGTACAATTTGGAATGAGTGTGGGCGCAGGCTTGATAGAGCAGGGTGTGGATGGCGAGTTATACAACACTTATGTGTTCGCGATGCCAAATGGCGAAGTACAAAAACATCGCAAATTGCACACTTTCGTAAGCCCATATATGAGTAGCGGCGACCAATACACGGTGTTTGATACGCCTCATGGTTGCAAAGTCGGTATCTTGATTTGTTGGGATAACAACTTGGTCGAGAACGTACGAATCACCGCTTTGAAAGGAGCTGATGTATTGATTGCACCGCATCAGACGGGCGGTTGCCAATCACGCAGCCCGAACGCGATGAAGCGGATTGATCCGGAGCTATGGTTTAACCGAGATGAAAATCCGCAAGCGATTAGAGCTGAAATGCAGGGCAAGAATGGCCGAGAGTGGCTAATGCGTTGGCTGCCTGCAAGAGCGCACGACAATGGCCTGTTTGTGGTGTTTAGTAATGGTGTGGGCGTTGATATGGATGAAGTCAGAACGGGCAATGCGATGATCCTAAGCCCCTATGGTGAAATTATTACTGAGACAGACAGTGTTGATAACGACATGGTGATTGCGGAACTGAAAGCCGAAGAGTTGAATATGTGTACTGGCAGGCGCTGGATCCGTGGTCGTAAGCCAGAGTTATATCATTCACTTACACAGCCGTTAGGCCATGAACTTGATCCGCACCAAGCACGTTTTGCAGAGAAGTAA
- a CDS encoding F0F1 ATP synthase subunit epsilon, with the protein MAIGITDNTFQLNIVSAEGTLFSGPAYALAVSGADGELGIRPGHSPLLSKIKPGVTVFVTDPKSEGQVLYVSGGMLEVQPDVVTVLADTALHGKDIDRARAEEAKYAALENINKGNIDINFAQAQLELAKAVAQLRASELTSSRTRH; encoded by the coding sequence ATGGCTATCGGAATTACAGATAATACATTTCAACTTAATATTGTAAGTGCGGAAGGTACGCTGTTTTCAGGTCCAGCGTATGCCCTAGCCGTTTCTGGCGCGGATGGTGAGCTGGGTATCCGCCCCGGTCACTCCCCGCTGCTCAGCAAAATAAAACCGGGCGTGACGGTATTTGTCACAGACCCTAAATCAGAGGGGCAAGTGCTTTATGTCTCTGGCGGGATGCTGGAAGTTCAACCCGATGTGGTAACGGTTTTGGCCGATACTGCCTTGCATGGTAAAGACATCGACCGCGCTCGTGCAGAAGAAGCGAAATATGCGGCTCTAGAGAACATCAACAAGGGCAATATAGACATTAACTTTGCACAAGCTCAGCTAGAATTGGCGAAAGCCGTTGCTCAGTTACGTGCATCAGAACTGACGTCTTCTCGCACAAGACACTGA
- the hisD gene encoding histidinol dehydrogenase: MARILKHGITEEASASNNAQVRQTVENILSDIEKKGDSAVRELSEKFDNWSPEQFRLTDDQIQACVDALDESTKHDIEFAQTQVRNFAQIQRDSMHDVEVETMPGVVLGHKNVPVNSVGCYIPGGKYPLVASAHMSVLTAKVAGVKRVIACAPPFNGQPNVAIVAAMAMAGADEIYCFGGVQAVGAMALGTETIAPVDMIVGPGNAFVAEAKRQLFGRVGIDLFAGPTETLVIADEEGCDPELAAADLLGQAEHGYNSPAVLLTNSETFAEETVKEIERQLTILPTAEVAGKAWENYGQVIVCDSYEEMVEVADDIASEHVQVMTKDPKYFLDNMTNYGALFLGRETNVSYGDKCIGTNHTLPTNKAARYTGGLWVGKFIKTCTYQRVTEAASLKVGEYCSRLCALEGFAGHKEQADIRVRRYKEKSVEA, translated from the coding sequence ATGGCTCGCATTCTAAAACACGGCATCACTGAAGAAGCATCAGCATCAAACAACGCGCAAGTACGTCAAACGGTTGAGAACATTCTTTCTGACATCGAAAAGAAAGGTGACAGTGCAGTACGTGAGCTTTCAGAAAAATTTGATAACTGGTCTCCGGAGCAGTTTCGCTTAACAGATGACCAAATTCAGGCATGTGTGGACGCATTGGACGAATCTACTAAGCACGACATTGAATTTGCACAAACACAGGTTCGTAACTTCGCTCAGATCCAACGTGACTCAATGCATGATGTAGAAGTAGAGACCATGCCGGGTGTTGTACTAGGCCACAAAAACGTGCCAGTAAACAGTGTTGGTTGTTACATCCCAGGTGGTAAGTACCCATTGGTTGCATCAGCGCACATGAGTGTTCTTACTGCGAAAGTGGCAGGCGTGAAGCGTGTAATTGCTTGTGCTCCTCCTTTTAATGGTCAACCAAATGTGGCGATTGTTGCGGCAATGGCGATGGCTGGTGCGGATGAGATTTACTGTTTTGGTGGTGTACAAGCGGTAGGTGCGATGGCACTGGGTACAGAAACGATTGCTCCAGTAGATATGATTGTTGGCCCTGGTAACGCATTTGTTGCAGAGGCAAAACGTCAGCTGTTTGGTCGTGTTGGTATTGACTTGTTCGCTGGCCCAACAGAAACGCTAGTGATTGCAGACGAAGAGGGATGTGACCCTGAATTAGCAGCGGCGGACTTACTTGGTCAAGCTGAGCACGGTTACAACTCTCCAGCGGTACTGCTAACCAATAGCGAAACTTTTGCAGAAGAGACAGTAAAAGAGATTGAGCGTCAGCTAACGATTCTTCCTACTGCTGAAGTGGCAGGTAAGGCTTGGGAAAACTACGGTCAAGTTATTGTGTGTGATAGCTACGAAGAAATGGTTGAAGTAGCAGATGACATTGCTTCTGAACATGTACAAGTAATGACAAAAGATCCTAAGTACTTCCTAGATAACATGACGAATTACGGCGCATTGTTCTTAGGTCGTGAGACAAACGTTTCTTACGGCGATAAATGTATCGGTACTAACCATACTCTGCCAACAAACAAAGCAGCGCGCTACACCGGCGGTCTGTGGGTTGGTAAATTCATTAAAACATGTACTTACCAGCGCGTAACTGAAGCGGCTTCACTAAAAGTCGGTGAGTACTGTTCACGTCTATGTGCACTAGAAGGTTTCGCTGGTCACAAAGAGCAAGCAGACATTCGTGTACGTCGCTACAAAGAAAAATCGGTAGAGGCATAA
- a CDS encoding HpcH/HpaI aldolase family protein: MDNFKNTLSNTELLGTFVKTPHPHIIEVLALADLPFVVLDAEHAPFDRTTLDSCILAARANQLPCVVRVQDSQPSTILNALDCGATGIQIPHVCSAEQAEKLVKMSHYGEGGRGYAGSSRAAKYATKPMANHLKDSQNNTVVIAQIEDPEGVVNAESIAKAEGIDALFIGQVDLAVSYGAESVNDECVREASIKIIKAAQQVNKPVGMFVANAQAARHWKELGVNFFCVGSEHKMIIDGFRNEQAVMNS; encoded by the coding sequence ATGGATAACTTCAAGAACACACTAAGCAACACCGAACTACTTGGTACCTTTGTCAAAACCCCTCACCCACACATCATCGAAGTGCTTGCGTTGGCAGATCTTCCTTTCGTTGTGCTAGATGCGGAACACGCCCCTTTTGATAGAACGACATTGGATAGCTGTATTCTTGCTGCGCGCGCTAATCAGCTCCCTTGCGTAGTTCGAGTTCAAGATAGCCAGCCATCGACCATTTTGAATGCGTTAGATTGCGGAGCGACAGGAATCCAGATCCCACACGTATGCAGTGCAGAGCAAGCAGAAAAGTTAGTGAAAATGTCCCATTACGGTGAAGGTGGCCGAGGCTATGCAGGTTCAAGCCGCGCAGCAAAATACGCAACCAAACCGATGGCCAACCACCTGAAAGATAGCCAGAACAACACGGTTGTCATCGCACAAATTGAAGACCCAGAGGGTGTGGTAAACGCTGAATCGATAGCAAAAGCGGAAGGCATTGATGCACTGTTTATTGGACAAGTCGATTTGGCCGTGTCTTACGGTGCTGAAAGTGTGAATGATGAATGCGTGCGAGAAGCGAGCATCAAAATAATCAAAGCAGCTCAGCAAGTTAACAAACCCGTTGGTATGTTTGTTGCGAATGCTCAAGCGGCTCGTCACTGGAAAGAGCTCGGCGTTAACTTCTTTTGCGTCGGTTCTGAACACAAAATGATCATTGATGGCTTTCGAAATGAGCAAGCCGTCATGAATTCATAA
- a CDS encoding LysR family transcriptional regulator: protein MEFDLLKAFCQLAKSGNYRLASEQLYITQPALTKKIQRLESNIGASLFSRGRNGAELTHAGKTLLVEAQRLVDSMQAFEQLSGSVVNGTRGHLNIGFGVSTYHEAPKLIAVYKQQYPDVHVTLNDTPSKQQTDELLSHDLDISFNRIPDSSDLESLTLFDDSLVIAIHKDLLQQAPKLSSNNPSQAISELSNWPYLKLAQHRGPGLDRQIQQYCLANHLDLSKAQEADDILTLLALVSANIGFTIVPSSAQYITKTNVEFISLKGEHAAWPVGLIWNEERENPLRDRFVEFVAKQVGSSL, encoded by the coding sequence ATGGAATTCGATCTACTCAAAGCATTCTGTCAGTTGGCTAAATCGGGCAATTACCGTTTGGCGTCAGAGCAGCTCTACATCACTCAACCGGCACTCACTAAAAAGATTCAACGACTTGAATCCAACATAGGGGCATCTCTGTTTTCTCGTGGCAGAAATGGCGCAGAGTTGACGCACGCAGGAAAGACGTTGTTGGTAGAAGCCCAACGCTTGGTCGATTCAATGCAAGCCTTTGAGCAGCTTTCAGGCTCAGTAGTGAATGGAACTCGGGGACATTTGAACATTGGCTTTGGTGTTTCCACTTATCATGAAGCACCCAAGCTTATTGCGGTTTATAAACAGCAATATCCAGACGTTCATGTCACCTTAAATGACACACCTTCTAAGCAGCAGACGGATGAGTTATTGAGCCATGATCTCGATATCAGCTTCAATCGAATACCCGACTCTTCGGATTTAGAAAGCCTAACGCTTTTCGATGACTCCCTTGTAATTGCGATACACAAAGATCTTCTCCAGCAAGCTCCCAAGTTGAGCTCGAATAACCCAAGTCAGGCAATATCTGAACTATCGAATTGGCCTTATCTAAAGCTAGCTCAACACCGTGGCCCCGGATTAGACAGACAGATTCAACAATATTGCCTAGCGAATCATCTCGACCTATCAAAGGCGCAAGAAGCCGATGATATTCTTACCTTGCTAGCCTTAGTATCGGCCAATATTGGCTTCACCATAGTGCCGAGCAGCGCACAGTACATTACCAAAACCAACGTCGAGTTCATCTCGTTAAAGGGTGAACATGCCGCTTGGCCTGTCGGATTGATATGGAATGAAGAGCGTGAAAATCCACTCAGGGATAGGTTTGTAGAGTTTGTGGCGAAGCAGGTAGGAAGCAGCTTATAA
- a CDS encoding LacI family DNA-binding transcriptional regulator → MLGVSQSTVSRAFSPTASISEKKRKMVMDAATKLGYTPNAIARSLISNRSGLVAIALDSESNPMYDLQSRALAMEIQKRGGQVVLCPIDKDDLDLAISRAIEYQVDGLIIATSRLTSRAFAQCEKFGVHLSLINRYTESINANSAGLDNQRAGTQAADYLLDKGYQQLAYVSGDAGSMTSDKRWLGFSETAKTREAASPIFINAKYSFEAGLEAAKELMEHTSKPDAVFCANDILAMGVMDGLRKLGCHIPQDFAVMGVDDIPMASWPSYDLTTIAQPTDKIVQRAVEDLMQRINDNVDAKGEYLLEPGTIIERGSTAKGS, encoded by the coding sequence ATGCTTGGCGTTTCTCAGTCTACCGTTTCTCGGGCATTCAGTCCGACAGCGAGCATTAGTGAGAAGAAACGTAAAATGGTTATGGATGCCGCGACCAAGCTTGGCTATACGCCAAATGCGATCGCTCGTAGCCTTATTTCCAATCGTTCAGGGTTAGTGGCTATCGCACTTGATAGCGAATCAAACCCAATGTACGACTTGCAATCTCGTGCTCTCGCGATGGAAATTCAAAAGCGTGGCGGCCAAGTTGTCCTTTGCCCTATCGATAAAGACGACTTGGATCTTGCCATTTCACGTGCGATTGAATATCAGGTTGATGGCTTAATCATTGCCACCAGCCGTCTTACTTCCCGAGCATTCGCACAATGTGAAAAGTTTGGCGTTCACTTAAGCCTTATTAACCGCTATACAGAAAGCATTAATGCGAACAGCGCTGGCCTAGATAACCAACGAGCTGGCACGCAAGCGGCGGATTATTTGCTTGATAAAGGCTACCAACAACTGGCTTATGTCAGTGGCGACGCAGGCTCAATGACCAGTGACAAACGTTGGTTAGGCTTCTCTGAAACCGCAAAAACTCGTGAAGCCGCTTCACCTATCTTCATCAATGCAAAATACAGTTTTGAAGCGGGATTAGAAGCCGCTAAAGAGTTAATGGAGCATACATCCAAGCCAGATGCTGTGTTCTGTGCCAATGATATCCTAGCTATGGGTGTTATGGACGGTCTTAGAAAGCTCGGATGCCATATTCCTCAAGACTTTGCAGTGATGGGAGTGGATGATATCCCAATGGCCTCCTGGCCAAGTTATGACCTCACCACCATTGCTCAGCCTACCGATAAAATCGTGCAAAGGGCCGTCGAAGACTTAATGCAGCGGATCAACGACAACGTAGACGCTAAAGGCGAATACCTGCTCGAACCTGGCACCATTATAGAACGAGGCAGTACAGCCAAGGGCTCTTAA
- a CDS encoding cupin domain-containing protein, with protein sequence MTLQTTINNNLVRYMELIPGTSAFIDARTPGSDLKDNFCIIGAGVAESSRQHVHIRETAGFNIGAAGQPPGIKNSLHSHHTAELFVVFKGQFRFYWGNEGEHEAVLSHGDVISIPTNLFRGFEVVGRDYGFMYSVLGGDNSGGGVVWHPSVITDSQGYGLYLKADGTLVDTIDGDVVPNQSDLMPLLSEEELSKFDTYTAEQMMPFVALKKDYREISGDFDKPGVKQFALTGHPSASYDFQVKSVDDVSIMAYELTEGASIPVHQRDEKQVLINFEGDTLLNLVQDGEQAQLVLTTGDVFSVPAGASYSLENLRGTSFTYVVLGSDQPQTLQDN encoded by the coding sequence ATGACTCTACAAACTACAATAAATAACAATCTCGTTCGTTACATGGAGCTTATCCCAGGCACGAGTGCTTTCATTGATGCACGTACACCGGGAAGCGACCTAAAAGACAACTTCTGTATCATCGGTGCTGGTGTGGCTGAAAGCAGCCGTCAGCATGTTCATATCCGTGAAACGGCAGGCTTTAACATTGGTGCGGCGGGTCAGCCTCCAGGCATCAAGAACTCTCTGCACTCTCATCATACTGCTGAGCTATTCGTGGTTTTCAAAGGTCAGTTTAGATTCTACTGGGGTAATGAAGGTGAACACGAAGCGGTATTGTCGCACGGTGATGTTATCTCGATTCCAACTAACCTGTTCCGAGGCTTTGAGGTTGTAGGGCGTGATTACGGCTTTATGTACTCTGTGTTAGGTGGTGACAACTCTGGCGGTGGCGTGGTTTGGCACCCAAGCGTGATCACAGACAGCCAAGGCTACGGTTTATACCTCAAAGCAGACGGCACATTGGTTGATACGATTGACGGTGATGTTGTGCCAAATCAATCTGATCTGATGCCACTGTTATCGGAAGAAGAACTGAGCAAGTTCGATACGTATACGGCTGAACAGATGATGCCTTTCGTTGCACTGAAAAAGGATTACCGAGAAATCTCGGGCGACTTTGACAAGCCTGGTGTTAAACAGTTTGCATTAACAGGCCACCCATCTGCGAGTTATGACTTCCAAGTTAAAAGCGTGGATGACGTAAGTATCATGGCGTACGAGTTAACGGAAGGTGCGAGTATTCCTGTTCACCAACGTGACGAAAAGCAGGTGTTGATTAACTTTGAAGGCGATACTTTGCTTAACCTAGTGCAAGATGGCGAACAAGCTCAACTGGTGTTGACGACTGGCGACGTCTTTAGTGTACCTGCAGGTGCATCGTACAGCCTTGAGAACCTCAGAGGCACGAGCTTCACTTACGTGGTATTGGGTTCTGACCAACCACAAACACTGCAGGATAATTAA
- a CDS encoding TRAP transporter small permease yields the protein MKWFRLFDRYFEPTLIVLSISLMTALLCLQIALRLFDASIAWAEELARYLFVWAMYLSISYCIRDDRHIRIRLFIDKLPGNLTHYALILSDLIYLAFSCTVAWFGFKVIGRSLKLGQIAPAMEIPIACLYASVLVCAVLSAIRLVVSINKRISIIAYSPKSVRLTQHRYRHLKAKHRTSNRLLELS from the coding sequence ATGAAATGGTTTCGCCTGTTCGACCGATACTTCGAACCAACACTGATCGTACTTTCTATCTCGTTGATGACCGCGCTACTCTGTTTACAGATAGCATTGCGCCTATTCGACGCTTCAATTGCTTGGGCAGAAGAACTTGCCCGCTACCTTTTCGTTTGGGCGATGTACTTAAGCATCAGCTACTGTATTCGTGATGATCGACATATTCGCATTCGCCTATTCATCGATAAACTACCTGGCAATTTAACCCACTACGCTTTGATTCTTTCTGATCTTATTTACCTTGCCTTCAGCTGCACCGTTGCCTGGTTTGGTTTCAAAGTGATTGGTCGAAGCCTGAAACTGGGCCAAATCGCTCCTGCAATGGAAATCCCGATTGCATGCTTATATGCCTCTGTACTTGTTTGTGCCGTGCTCAGCGCCATTCGCCTTGTCGTTAGCATCAATAAGCGCATTTCAATTATTGCTTACTCACCAAAGTCGGTTCGACTCACGCAACATCGTTACCGTCACTTGAAAGCAAAACACCGCACTTCTAACCGCTTGTTGGAGCTAAGCTAA
- a CDS encoding alpha/beta fold hydrolase — protein sequence MKPEVPLLWLPGLLCDEALFQDVNKELPDWVAPFTCDLGTDTSMQALASKVLENAPESFVLGGLSMGGILAFEVFRQAPQRVKGLILMDTNSADEKPEVSEKRNALVDKAKAGEFESITPDILMPVLIHPNQLANQELTQRITQMANNIGVERFEAHAQALATRPDARPLLADIQVPTLIITGKDDLLCPIDNHLLMAKHIKQVSLHVIPDCGHLSTMEQTKIVAQHIRSWFEASQL from the coding sequence ATGAAACCAGAAGTACCACTGTTATGGTTACCTGGTTTGTTATGTGATGAAGCGTTGTTTCAAGACGTCAATAAAGAGCTGCCCGATTGGGTGGCTCCTTTTACTTGTGACTTGGGAACTGACACATCCATGCAAGCCTTAGCGAGTAAAGTGCTAGAGAACGCCCCGGAAAGTTTCGTGCTTGGTGGTTTATCTATGGGCGGCATTCTTGCGTTTGAAGTCTTTCGACAAGCGCCACAACGCGTGAAAGGCTTGATCTTAATGGACACCAATTCTGCAGATGAAAAGCCGGAAGTGTCAGAGAAGAGAAACGCCTTGGTTGATAAAGCAAAAGCAGGGGAGTTTGAGTCAATAACACCTGATATCTTAATGCCAGTGCTTATTCATCCGAACCAGCTAGCGAATCAAGAGTTGACTCAAAGAATCACGCAAATGGCGAATAATATTGGCGTTGAACGGTTTGAAGCTCACGCTCAAGCTTTGGCGACTCGTCCTGACGCGAGACCACTACTGGCCGATATTCAGGTTCCTACGTTGATCATCACAGGTAAAGATGACCTGTTATGTCCAATCGATAATCACCTGCTAATGGCAAAACACATCAAGCAGGTATCACTTCATGTCATTCCTGATTGCGGACACTTATCGACAATGGAGCAGACTAAGATTGTTGCGCAGCATATTCGTAGTTGGTTTGAAGCCAGTCAGCTGTGA
- a CDS encoding TRAP transporter large permease, producing MTSALLFGSFGLLLLIGVPVGIALAGASMLAILSLPFLNIEFLVQGLVTGLDSFPLLAVVLFTLAGNLMSQGGISKRLLHVAEVFFGHFTGGLGIVAIVACMFFASISGTGSATVAAIGLTMIPSMVKKGYDRSFAGALIASSGGIGVIIPPSVVMIVYAITAEVSVTKMFMAGIIPGVVVGLVLIGYCLIVSKIRGYKGNDKKATWPERLAALKEAIWAMLLPVIILGGIYSGVFTPTESAAIGVLYGLFFGMFVYKELDYKKVVKIILESSLLVGAVLVIVGASVTFGRILTLERLPTEIAQFILSITENKLLILLCITALLLIVGTFMETLAAIVILTPILLPIVTALGMDPIHFGIVMIVNLAIGFVTPPLGANLFMASQVGNVPIESLSRAILGWIGAMLVALMIITFVPAISLFLPELLS from the coding sequence ATGACCTCTGCTTTGTTATTTGGTAGCTTCGGATTACTGCTTCTTATAGGCGTTCCCGTAGGTATCGCACTCGCAGGTGCCAGCATGCTGGCCATCTTGAGCCTACCCTTCTTAAATATCGAGTTTTTAGTACAGGGCTTGGTGACAGGGCTAGACTCTTTCCCACTATTGGCCGTTGTACTCTTCACATTGGCCGGTAACCTAATGAGCCAAGGCGGTATATCAAAACGCCTTTTGCATGTTGCTGAAGTCTTCTTTGGTCACTTCACTGGTGGCTTAGGGATTGTAGCTATCGTTGCATGTATGTTCTTTGCTTCCATCTCTGGTACAGGTTCTGCAACCGTTGCAGCTATTGGCTTAACAATGATTCCGTCTATGGTTAAAAAAGGCTACGACCGTAGCTTTGCCGGTGCTTTGATCGCTTCTTCTGGTGGTATCGGTGTGATTATTCCGCCGTCTGTTGTGATGATCGTGTATGCCATTACTGCAGAAGTATCCGTAACGAAAATGTTCATGGCCGGCATTATCCCTGGTGTTGTCGTCGGACTCGTCCTTATCGGTTACTGTTTGATCGTCTCTAAAATCCGTGGCTACAAAGGTAACGATAAGAAAGCAACATGGCCTGAAAGACTGGCGGCGCTTAAAGAAGCGATTTGGGCAATGCTCTTACCCGTAATTATTCTTGGCGGCATCTACTCTGGTGTATTCACGCCAACTGAGTCTGCGGCGATTGGTGTATTATACGGCTTGTTTTTCGGCATGTTTGTTTACAAAGAACTGGATTACAAAAAGGTCGTGAAGATCATTTTAGAATCTTCGTTATTGGTAGGTGCAGTACTTGTGATTGTGGGCGCTTCAGTTACGTTTGGTCGAATCCTAACGCTTGAGCGTCTACCAACTGAAATCGCACAGTTCATTCTCTCTATCACGGAAAACAAGCTGCTCATCTTGCTATGTATCACCGCACTGCTCCTGATCGTTGGTACATTCATGGAGACATTAGCAGCGATTGTTATCTTAACTCCAATCCTGCTGCCTATCGTGACCGCATTAGGAATGGACCCAATTCACTTTGGTATCGTAATGATCGTGAACCTAGCCATCGGGTTTGTCACTCCCCCACTCGGCGCCAACTTATTTATGGCCAGCCAAGTAGGTAACGTGCCGATTGAATCCTTGTCTCGGGCGATTTTAGGCTGGATTGGTGCCATGCTCGTCGCTTTGATGATCATTACCTTTGTGCCAGCGATATCACTGTTCCTTCCAGAACTATTGTCTTAA
- a CDS encoding SDR family NAD(P)-dependent oxidoreductase, which produces MTKLALVTGGSGGIGAAICHKLAQSGYRVVFTYNSNEVAAQQILDSLQGSGHAMYQLNVEDSSAIGALADQVKESSDSLGLLVNCAGMTKFVAHNDLASLNDELIDKIFRVNVRAPFAMVRAFEPLLRSAKGCVVNITSIAAQTAMGSNVAYCASKSAVENMTRSLGRALSPDIRVLAVAPGLVDTEFVKGLDDEWRNAQEQSTPLKRLASDEEVANAVYAAAELLTFSTGNTIAVDGGRPLG; this is translated from the coding sequence ATGACAAAACTCGCCTTAGTTACAGGCGGCAGTGGCGGCATCGGTGCCGCCATATGTCACAAATTAGCGCAATCTGGCTATCGCGTTGTGTTTACCTACAACAGCAATGAGGTTGCAGCACAACAGATCTTGGACAGCTTGCAAGGTTCAGGTCATGCCATGTATCAACTGAATGTTGAAGACAGCTCTGCGATTGGCGCATTAGCAGACCAAGTTAAAGAGTCGTCGGATTCATTAGGCTTGCTAGTGAACTGTGCAGGTATGACGAAGTTTGTCGCGCACAATGATTTAGCGTCTTTGAATGATGAGCTGATAGACAAGATCTTCCGCGTCAATGTTCGAGCTCCATTTGCGATGGTTCGCGCGTTTGAGCCGTTACTTCGCAGCGCTAAGGGTTGCGTAGTGAACATAACTTCGATTGCAGCACAAACGGCAATGGGTAGTAACGTGGCGTATTGTGCGAGTAAATCAGCGGTTGAAAACATGACTCGTTCATTAGGCCGTGCTTTATCTCCAGATATCCGAGTGCTCGCTGTTGCTCCTGGCTTAGTGGATACCGAATTTGTCAAAGGCTTAGACGATGAATGGCGCAATGCACAAGAGCAGTCAACACCGCTTAAACGATTAGCGAGTGACGAAGAGGTTGCCAACGCCGTTTATGCAGCTGCAGAGCTACTGACATTTTCAACCGGTAACACCATCGCAGTCGATGGTGGAAGACCGCTAGGTTAG
- a CDS encoding TRAP transporter substrate-binding protein — protein MKRAIFTSITALGLTLSSMNTFASNVIRLAHDSQETSPVHKAMLHFEKELESRSNGELEVEIYPARQLGDVRETTELVQQGNLQMTFGASVLLSPYVPEFNVLDVFYLFEDEAQAHKALDSDKIGKPLLTSMESKGFHGLGFMEVGFRSITNNKQPINTIEDLNSLKIRSASNPTQISAWKSVGTAPTPLSWGEIFTSLQQGLINSQESAVYSIYAERFYEAQEYLSLTNHIYTNYVLFMNKEFWDSLPSEQQTLVNEVSQETIAVQRDLAAKQNQEVIKELEAKGMTVNVVPTDVRAQMKEKMNAAVYQELRSKTGEALFDSVITEIEQL, from the coding sequence ATGAAACGCGCAATCTTTACCTCAATTACAGCCCTCGGCTTAACGCTGTCTAGCATGAATACCTTTGCAAGCAATGTGATCCGCCTTGCTCACGACAGCCAAGAAACATCACCCGTTCACAAAGCAATGCTTCACTTCGAAAAAGAGTTGGAATCTCGCTCTAACGGAGAACTTGAAGTTGAAATCTATCCTGCCCGTCAACTGGGCGATGTAAGAGAAACCACAGAGCTTGTTCAGCAAGGTAACTTACAGATGACATTTGGTGCATCGGTGTTGCTTTCACCTTACGTACCTGAGTTCAACGTACTTGATGTCTTCTACCTATTTGAAGACGAAGCGCAAGCACATAAGGCATTGGACAGCGATAAGATCGGCAAACCACTTCTTACATCAATGGAATCAAAAGGCTTTCATGGCTTAGGCTTCATGGAAGTTGGTTTCCGCAGCATCACCAATAACAAGCAACCGATTAACACCATTGAAGACTTGAACAGCTTAAAGATTCGTTCAGCGTCTAACCCTACACAAATCAGTGCTTGGAAATCGGTAGGTACAGCACCGACACCGCTTTCTTGGGGTGAGATCTTCACTTCGCTACAACAAGGCTTAATCAATTCACAAGAAAGTGCGGTCTACTCTATTTACGCAGAGCGTTTTTACGAAGCACAAGAGTACCTATCGCTAACCAACCATATTTACACTAACTACGTACTATTCATGAACAAAGAGTTCTGGGACTCTCTACCGAGCGAACAACAAACTCTAGTCAATGAAGTAAGCCAAGAAACCATCGCAGTACAGCGTGATCTCGCGGCTAAACAGAACCAAGAAGTCATTAAAGAACTTGAAGCGAAAGGCATGACAGTAAACGTAGTGCCAACCGACGTTCGTGCTCAAATGAAAGAAAAGATGAATGCAGCGGTTTACCAAGAGCTTCGTAGCAAAACCGGTGAAGCGCTATTCGACAGTGTGATCACAGAAATAGAGCAACTCTAA